GCCCAGCCACGCCCTCGCCCATGTCATCACCCGCGCACCAACGATGGCCGCGGATCAGATCCTCGTAATGAACCTTTGCGGCCGCGGCGATAAGGACATCTTCACCGTCGCCGAAGCGCTCGGGGTCACGCTATGAGCCGCATCGACCAAGCCTTCGCCCGCTGCCGCGCCGAAAACCGCGCGGCCTTCATTCCCTTCATCATGGGCGGTGATCCATCCCTTACCACCTGCGCCGCACTGCTGGATGCGCTACCCGCCGCCGGGGCCGATATTATCGAGCTCGGCATCCCATTTTCCGACCCGATGGCGGATGGCCCGGTGATCGCCCAAGCTGGCCTGCGCGCGCTGGAAGCAGGCGCCACCCTCGCCCATATCCTGGGTCTCGCCCGCGCCTTCCGCGCCAAGCACAGCACCCCGCTGGTGCTGATGGGCTATCTCAACCCGGTCTATGTTTATGGCTACGAGAAATTCGCCGCCGATGCACAGGCCGCCGGGGTGGATGGCATCATCCTCGTCGACCTGCCGCCGGAAGAAGCGGCGGAAGTGGAGCCGCTGCTGACCAAACACGGCATCGCCCTCGTGCGCCTCATCGCGCCGACCTCGGTGCCGGGTCGCCTGCCGCTGCTCACCCAGCATGCGAACGGCTACCTTTATTACATCTCCATCACCGGCATCACCGGCGGTGCGGCCGCGCCCGAAGCGCGCATCCGTGAGCATCTCGCCGCCATTCGTGCCGCCACATCGCTGCCGGTCTGTGTTGGCTTTGGCGTTAAAACCCCCGCCGATGTCAGCGCCATGGCCGCCCTTTCGGATGGGGTTGTGGTCGGCTCAGCGATTGTAAATTTCATCCGCGAATCCGGATCAGACCTGGGCAAGTTCACGCAGTTCGCCCGCGCCCTCGCCGATGGCACGCGGCGCTAAAAACTGGCCCATCAGCATGCTCGCCGGGGCCGTTTTGCCGTAATGCTGTTCCGGCGGTTCGATCGCCTCGCGCATGCCTTTCAGCACCCCGCCAAGCACCGCTTCAATCGCCCGCATCGGGTCGGCATTGGCACACGGCACCCGGTGCTCGATGCGCTTATCATACGGATCGGGATTGCCCGGAATGCGCAGCGCGCAATAGCGGTTATTGACGCCCCAACCCGCGATTTTCGGCACATGGTCCGCATCCCCCAACCGCGCATAATCCGCTGCGTTGGGGAAAAACACCGGCATTGCTTCCGGCAATGTCGCAAGCAGTCCGCCGAGGCTGAAGCGCAGGTAGTCGCTCGTCCACTCATCGGTTTTGTGATAGACATTAATTCCATCCGCATCCGCCAGATGCACATGCAGGTGCAAGCCGCTCGATGGCTCATCCGCAAACGGTTTCGCCACGAACGACGCGCTAACCCCAAACCGCGACGCGTATTTATCGACAATGCTGCGCATCAGCCGCAGCGTTTCCGCCAGGCCTTCCGGCGCCATCATGCTGGTGACGATTTCATATTGGTGCCGCCCGCGCTCCTGCTCGATGCGGATGATCGGCAGCGCCTCGTGGCGAAACGCCTTTTCCACCGGCACCCAGAATTGCTCGATGGTTTCAGGCGCATCATCCGCCAGCATCACATAGCACTCGATTTCTGCAGCCATCACAGCGGTGAGGCCGAATTCCTCGTGCAGTGCCTTGGTGATGTCGCGGATGTTAGGCAACGTGGCTGTTCAACCATTCGACCAGTTGGCTCTTTGGCATCGAGCCCACTTTGGTGGCAATCGCCTTGCCGTCCTTGAACAGGATCATCGTCGGGATACCGCGCACACCATAGCGTTGCGGCGATTCCGGGTTCTGGTCGATGTTCACTTTTGCAATGGTCAGCTTGCCATCCATATCCTTGGCGATTTCATCGAGGATCGGCCCGATCTGCTTGCATGGCCCGCACCATTCGGCCCAGAAATCGACCAAAATCGGCGTGCTGGAATTCAGCACCGCGCCATCGAACTCATCGTCGGAGATATGTTTAGTGGACATAACAGCCTCGCTTTAAGTGTTTCGTAATGCACTTAAATTAGGCTCCGCCCAGCCCGACGTCAAGACGCAACGGCGGTTTTCAACATAACATTTTGTTTAGGAAACGCCGCCGCGCGCACCGCATCGTCCAGCCACATCAGCCGCGGCGCACTCGTCCAGATGATCGCGCAGCGAACCGGCAAACCGGGGTAAAGCTGCGACACCAGCGCATGATAGGTCTTCAGCTGAATCACATAATTCGCCGAAACGCCGCTCGCATCCGCCGGCACATGGTGGCCCGTTTTATAATCGGCGATGATGATAGCCTCCGGCGTTTTCACCAGCAGATCCATCTGCCCGCTGATCGCAAGCGCCACACCATCCACCGTAATAGTCCCGGTGATGCTCGCCTCCGGCAGCAGCTCATGCTCCCACAGCCAGCGCTCCTGCGCGAACAGCGCCGCAATTTCCTGCACCACGCTGTGCTGCTGCGCAGGCGTCCAATCCGGTGCAACATAGGCAACCAGCTGCGCGATATGGCGCGCGTCACTCTCCGCCCGCAGCAGCTCCAGCACGCGGTGGATGCGCACGCCGCGC
This portion of the Pseudomonadota bacterium genome encodes:
- the trpA gene encoding tryptophan synthase subunit alpha yields the protein MSRIDQAFARCRAENRAAFIPFIMGGDPSLTTCAALLDALPAAGADIIELGIPFSDPMADGPVIAQAGLRALEAGATLAHILGLARAFRAKHSTPLVLMGYLNPVYVYGYEKFAADAQAAGVDGIILVDLPPEEAAEVEPLLTKHGIALVRLIAPTSVPGRLPLLTQHANGYLYYISITGITGGAAAPEARIREHLAAIRAATSLPVCVGFGVKTPADVSAMAALSDGVVVGSAIVNFIRESGSDLGKFTQFARALADGTRR
- the trxA gene encoding thioredoxin TrxA is translated as MSTKHISDDEFDGAVLNSSTPILVDFWAEWCGPCKQIGPILDEIAKDMDGKLTIAKVNIDQNPESPQRYGVRGIPTMILFKDGKAIATKVGSMPKSQLVEWLNSHVA